The following are encoded together in the Pedobacter sp. D749 genome:
- a CDS encoding CDGSH iron-sulfur domain-containing protein, protein MSKTKLTINNNGSVKIEGDFEIVDRNGNVYGLQGREVLSICRCGLSKNKPFCDGAHNGHFEHEAIAFDLPPKKV, encoded by the coding sequence ATGTCTAAAACAAAACTTACCATTAACAATAACGGCTCTGTTAAAATTGAGGGCGATTTCGAAATTGTAGATAGAAACGGAAACGTTTATGGCCTACAGGGCAGAGAAGTTCTTTCGATCTGCCGTTGTGGTTTATCAAAAAACAAACCTTTTTGCGACGGCGCACACAATGGCCACTTTGAGCATGAAGCCATTGCATTCGATCTTCCTCCTAAAAAAGTTTAA
- a CDS encoding GNAT family N-acetyltransferase, with translation MEYVLDNPIYHALTSGHKHLAKGVETVKYYTEDVTAFAGLKNNSQENLNTLYRISPAESLFVFFAKTPVEIPEQWKLLTHIDMYQFIFRGVKVPDTDGAELTDLDQEHVAEMIDLVELTKPGPFLSKTIELSNYTGIFVDGKLASMAGHRFFPSPYREVSAVCTHPDHLGKGYSFKILKEQIKRILLRNEIPFLHVRNDNEAAIKLYQKLDFEIRTDMIAYVIKKEAL, from the coding sequence ATGGAATACGTATTGGATAATCCCATTTATCATGCCTTAACTTCTGGCCATAAGCACCTGGCAAAAGGTGTAGAAACAGTAAAGTATTACACCGAAGATGTTACTGCATTTGCCGGCTTAAAAAATAATTCGCAGGAGAATTTAAATACCCTTTACCGGATTAGCCCTGCAGAAAGCCTTTTTGTTTTTTTCGCAAAAACACCGGTCGAAATTCCAGAACAGTGGAAATTATTGACACATATCGATATGTACCAGTTTATTTTCCGTGGAGTAAAAGTTCCTGATACAGATGGAGCGGAGCTCACAGATCTTGATCAGGAACATGTTGCCGAGATGATTGATCTTGTGGAATTGACTAAACCAGGACCTTTCCTGTCCAAAACTATAGAATTGAGCAATTATACGGGCATATTCGTCGATGGGAAACTGGCATCTATGGCTGGTCACCGTTTTTTCCCAAGCCCCTACCGCGAGGTAAGCGCGGTTTGTACCCATCCCGATCATTTAGGAAAAGGTTATTCCTTTAAGATCCTGAAAGAGCAGATCAAACGCATATTGCTCCGCAATGAAATCCCTTTTCTGCACGTGAGGAACGATAATGAGGCTGCTATCAAGCTTTATCAGAAACTGGATTTCGAAATCAGGACCGATATGATTGCCTACGTGATCAAAAAAGAGGCTTTATAG